The following are from one region of the Pseudomonas putida genome:
- a CDS encoding MlaD family protein, giving the protein METRAHHVLIGLVTVLVVAGAMLFGLWLAKSSVDDAFKDYEVVFNEAVSGLSRGSPVQYNGIKVGDVSTLRLDPKDPRRVLARVRLSADTPVKEDTQAKLTLAGVTGNSFIQLSGGTPQSPELKGKDGKLPVIIASPSPISRLLNDSSDLVTNINLLLHNANQMFSEDNIGHLSNTLANLDKTTGAFAGQHGSIAQAIEQLVQVGKQASATLAETQALMHNANGLLGSEGKQAIGNAEQAMQSLAESAATINRLLQDNHEAIGDGAQGLNQLTPAIRELRETLNALKGISRQLEADPSGYLLGRDNNKEFQP; this is encoded by the coding sequence ATGGAAACCCGAGCCCATCACGTCCTTATCGGCCTGGTCACTGTCCTGGTGGTGGCCGGTGCCATGCTGTTCGGCCTGTGGCTGGCCAAATCCAGTGTCGACGACGCCTTCAAGGATTACGAAGTGGTGTTCAACGAGGCCGTCTCCGGCCTGTCCCGCGGCAGCCCGGTGCAGTACAACGGCATCAAGGTGGGCGACGTGTCCACCCTGCGCCTGGACCCGAAGGACCCGCGCCGGGTCCTGGCACGGGTGCGCCTGAGTGCCGACACCCCGGTGAAGGAAGACACGCAGGCCAAGCTGACCCTGGCCGGCGTGACCGGCAACTCGTTCATCCAGCTCAGCGGCGGTACCCCGCAAAGCCCCGAGTTGAAAGGCAAGGACGGCAAGCTGCCAGTGATCATCGCCTCGCCCTCGCCAATTTCGCGCTTGCTCAATGACAGCAGCGATCTGGTGACCAACATCAACCTGCTGCTGCACAACGCCAACCAGATGTTTTCCGAAGACAACATCGGCCACCTCAGCAACACCTTGGCCAACCTCGACAAGACCACCGGTGCCTTCGCCGGCCAGCACGGCAGCATCGCCCAGGCCATCGAGCAACTGGTGCAGGTGGGCAAGCAGGCCAGCGCCACCCTGGCCGAAACCCAAGCCCTGATGCACAACGCCAACGGCCTGCTGGGCAGCGAAGGCAAACAGGCAATCGGCAACGCAGAGCAGGCCATGCAGTCGCTGGCCGAGAGCGCCGCCACCATCAACCGCCTGCTCCAGGACAACCACGAAGCCATCGGCGACGGTGCCCAAGGCCTGAACCAGCTGACCCCGGCGATTCGCGAGCTGCGCGAAACCCTCAACGCACTCAAAGGCATTTCTCGGCAACTGGAGGCCGACCCCAGCGGCTACCTGCTCGGCCGCGACAACAACAAGGAGTTCCAGCCATGA
- a CDS encoding ABC transporter ATP-binding protein has protein sequence MTGQERVIEARGICNRFGRQSVHENLDLDLYRGEILAVVGGSGSGKSVLLRSIIGLRRPNEGQIKVFGQDLAGLREEQRSLVERRFGVLFQKGALFSSLTVTENVALPLIEHAGLSRADAEHLAGVKLALAGLPISAADKYPASLSGGMIKRAALARALALDPDILFLDEPTAGLDPIGAAAFDQLILTLRDALGLSVFLITHDLDTLYTITDRIAVLSQKKVLVAGPLAEVEQTDDAWIQEYFHGPRGRAAEQAASRAGQER, from the coding sequence GTGACTGGCCAGGAACGCGTGATCGAGGCCCGCGGCATCTGCAACCGCTTCGGCCGCCAGAGCGTGCACGAAAACCTCGACCTTGACCTGTACCGCGGCGAGATCCTCGCGGTGGTTGGCGGGTCGGGCAGCGGCAAGTCGGTGCTGTTGCGCAGTATCATCGGCCTGCGGCGGCCCAACGAAGGGCAGATCAAGGTGTTCGGCCAGGACCTGGCCGGCCTGCGCGAAGAGCAGCGCTCGCTGGTCGAGCGGCGCTTCGGCGTGCTGTTCCAGAAAGGCGCGCTGTTCTCGTCGCTGACTGTCACCGAAAACGTGGCATTGCCGCTGATCGAGCACGCCGGGCTGTCCCGCGCCGATGCCGAGCACCTGGCCGGAGTGAAGCTGGCCTTGGCCGGGCTGCCGATCTCGGCCGCCGACAAATACCCGGCGTCGCTGTCCGGAGGCATGATCAAGCGCGCAGCGCTGGCCCGTGCCTTGGCACTGGACCCTGACATCCTGTTCCTCGATGAACCCACCGCTGGGCTGGACCCGATCGGCGCCGCTGCCTTCGACCAGCTGATCCTGACCCTGCGTGACGCCTTGGGCCTGTCGGTGTTCCTCATCACCCACGATCTCGACACCTTGTACACCATCACCGACCGCATCGCCGTGCTGTCGCAGAAGAAGGTCCTGGTGGCCGGCCCGCTGGCCGAAGTCGAACAGACCGACGACGCCTGGATTCAAGAATACTTTCATGGCCCACGCGGGCGCGCAGCCGAGCAGGCCGCCAGCCGTGCCGGGCAGGAGCGCTGA